The following are from one region of the Leucobacter sp. Psy1 genome:
- the nucS gene encoding endonuclease NucS: protein MRIVVADCSVDYAGRLSAHLPRAKRVLMLKSDGSVLVHSDGGSYKPLNWMSPPCALTTLELDDEQREAGIEEAWQVVHAKTGDKLVVSLFEIMSDSSHELGVDPGLIKDGVEAHLQELLADQIELVGDGHQLVRREYMTAIGPVDILARDASGASVAIEIKRRGGIDGVEQLTRYLELMNRDPALAPVQGVFAAQEIKPQARTLAEDRGIRCLVLDYDAMRGMEDHNTLF, encoded by the coding sequence GTGCGAATTGTTGTTGCTGATTGCTCCGTCGACTATGCCGGCAGGCTCTCCGCCCACCTGCCCCGCGCGAAGCGCGTGCTCATGCTGAAGAGCGACGGCAGCGTCCTCGTGCATTCCGATGGTGGGTCGTACAAGCCGCTCAACTGGATGAGCCCGCCCTGTGCGCTGACCACGCTCGAGCTCGACGACGAGCAGCGCGAGGCCGGCATCGAGGAGGCGTGGCAGGTCGTCCACGCGAAGACCGGCGACAAGCTCGTCGTCTCGCTCTTCGAGATCATGAGCGATTCGTCCCACGAACTCGGCGTCGACCCCGGCCTCATCAAGGACGGCGTCGAGGCGCACCTGCAAGAGCTGCTCGCCGACCAGATCGAACTCGTCGGCGACGGTCACCAGCTCGTGCGGCGCGAGTACATGACGGCGATCGGACCCGTCGACATTCTCGCCCGCGACGCCTCCGGAGCCTCCGTCGCGATCGAGATCAAACGCCGCGGAGGCATCGACGGCGTCGAGCAGCTCACCCGCTACCTCGAGCTCATGAATCGCGATCCTGCCCTCGCACCGGTGCAGGGCGTGTTCGCGGCGCAGGAGATCAAGCCGCAGGCACGCACCCTCGCTGAAGATCGCGGGATCCGCTGCCTCGTGCTCGACTACGACGCGATGCGCGGCATGGAAGACCACAACACGCTGTTCTGA
- a CDS encoding MFS transporter: protein MTPTPNGTGDPAVKRWVWAILAIFTTIGFGFGNWLARLPAVRDHLGASTFEMSFYGLCLAAGSTVGLLLAGRTVAWLGPRRAMTTAALVQAVAMPVASSVIWTGAVPAGLAVLFVFGFALSTCDVAMNVSGAAAERALGRPRLPLFHAGFSLGTVSAMGVGALAEAGSVAVPLHLTGVFAAVLVVLLMALRFVPRNEEDHRTPSAHTASVAIADGSRRPYVPWKDPRVLLIGSVAMAMSLAEGTAADWLPLALVDGRGVANETGALILGVFFVSMTATRLAGSLILARLGRVTVLRGGAILCAIGVIIVILLPASWSIVLGALCWGVGAGLGFPVAISAAADNPRTAVKSVAAVSTIAYTAMLLGPMAFGFLGEHIGLLTAFWLLAAIALMSSLLAGVAREPVADVAERRPDDNGRHDA, encoded by the coding sequence TTGACCCCGACCCCGAACGGTACCGGTGACCCCGCCGTCAAACGGTGGGTCTGGGCGATCCTCGCCATCTTCACCACCATCGGGTTCGGCTTCGGCAACTGGCTTGCACGCCTCCCTGCGGTACGCGATCACCTCGGAGCGAGCACCTTCGAGATGAGCTTCTACGGCCTGTGCCTTGCCGCCGGCTCGACGGTCGGGCTGCTCCTCGCCGGCCGCACCGTCGCCTGGCTGGGGCCACGCCGGGCGATGACGACCGCGGCCCTCGTACAGGCGGTGGCGATGCCGGTGGCTTCCAGCGTGATCTGGACGGGAGCCGTTCCGGCCGGTCTGGCAGTCCTCTTCGTTTTCGGCTTCGCACTGAGCACCTGCGACGTCGCGATGAACGTGAGCGGAGCCGCTGCGGAGCGCGCCCTCGGACGCCCGCGTCTGCCGCTCTTCCACGCGGGGTTCAGCCTCGGCACCGTGAGCGCGATGGGCGTCGGGGCGCTCGCCGAAGCTGGATCAGTGGCGGTGCCCCTGCACCTCACCGGGGTCTTCGCGGCAGTGCTCGTGGTACTGCTGATGGCCCTCCGATTCGTCCCCCGCAACGAAGAGGATCACCGCACGCCCTCCGCGCATACCGCTTCGGTGGCCATCGCCGACGGATCCCGGCGTCCATACGTCCCGTGGAAAGACCCGCGCGTCCTGCTCATCGGCTCCGTCGCCATGGCGATGAGCCTCGCCGAGGGCACTGCGGCGGACTGGCTTCCGCTCGCACTCGTCGACGGCCGCGGAGTCGCGAACGAGACGGGGGCCCTGATCCTCGGCGTCTTCTTCGTCTCCATGACCGCGACCCGCCTCGCGGGTTCGCTCATCCTCGCCAGGCTCGGCCGCGTCACGGTGCTGCGCGGGGGTGCGATCCTCTGCGCCATCGGGGTGATCATTGTGATCCTGCTCCCCGCGTCGTGGTCCATCGTGCTCGGCGCTCTGTGCTGGGGCGTGGGCGCCGGACTCGGGTTCCCGGTCGCGATATCAGCTGCCGCGGACAACCCGCGCACGGCCGTCAAGAGTGTCGCAGCGGTCTCCACGATCGCGTACACGGCGATGCTGCTCGGACCAATGGCGTTCGGTTTTCTCGGCGAGCACATCGGGCTGCTCACCGCGTTCTGGCTGCTCGCTGCGATCGCGCTGATGAGTTCCCTGCTCGCCGGAGTCGCGCGGGAACCCGTTGCCGATGTGGCAGAGCGTCGTCCCGATGACAACGGTCGGCACGACGCCTGA
- a CDS encoding SRPBCC domain-containing protein, whose amino-acid sequence MASLDVVQQTIHIERHIDSPISTVWGAYSDAGSRSEWGVPAGEAMVYEHDDLRSGGQARHRCGDPDKLQFLVETDYFFVSPSEVVVQNERTWLGDQLLSVALITWTFGGSHRETVVTVTAQVTSLVGQEMLDGTRNGHNIALDQLAEFCGSDSRK is encoded by the coding sequence ATGGCTTCTCTTGATGTGGTGCAGCAGACAATCCATATTGAACGGCACATCGACTCTCCGATCTCCACTGTGTGGGGAGCGTATTCCGATGCCGGGTCTCGAAGCGAGTGGGGCGTGCCTGCCGGTGAAGCCATGGTCTATGAGCACGACGACCTGCGCTCCGGCGGTCAGGCGCGCCATCGCTGCGGGGATCCAGATAAGTTGCAGTTTCTCGTAGAGACCGACTACTTCTTCGTCTCGCCTTCCGAAGTGGTTGTTCAAAACGAGAGAACCTGGCTAGGTGACCAGCTGTTATCTGTGGCACTTATAACGTGGACCTTCGGCGGCTCTCATCGCGAGACAGTAGTCACGGTCACTGCGCAGGTGACGTCACTTGTGGGTCAAGAGATGCTCGATGGGACTCGAAACGGACACAACATTGCACTGGACCAGCTCGCCGAATTCTGCGGAAGCGATTCTCGAAAGTAG
- a CDS encoding ACT domain-containing protein produces the protein MPDSSVILHRLPDEYVIARFSPSSDAHALAGEVIAAGSFVSVTRTPQEISIVCSSGAAPRGAELDGPWVAFYAGGPIPFGMTGVVTSLVSPLSAIGSPVFVVSTFDGDVLMVPGAEAQRAQVALTGAGHTIIDDEA, from the coding sequence ATGCCCGATTCCTCCGTTATTCTGCACCGTCTCCCGGACGAGTACGTCATCGCCCGCTTTTCACCATCATCAGACGCGCACGCGCTCGCGGGCGAGGTCATCGCAGCGGGGTCGTTCGTATCGGTTACGCGGACCCCGCAGGAGATATCCATCGTGTGCTCATCGGGCGCAGCCCCTCGCGGCGCCGAGTTGGACGGACCGTGGGTCGCCTTCTACGCCGGCGGCCCCATCCCCTTCGGCATGACGGGCGTGGTGACGTCACTGGTCTCCCCGCTCTCGGCCATCGGTTCTCCGGTGTTCGTCGTGTCCACGTTCGATGGGGATGTCCTCATGGTCCCAGGGGCTGAGGCTCAGCGAGCACAGGTGGCGCTGACCGGTGCGGGCCACACGATCATCGACGACGAGGCCTGA
- a CDS encoding MATE family efflux transporter, with protein sequence MDRRIAGLAVPALGALIAEPLFLIVDSAMIGHLGAAPLAGLAIASAILQTAVGLMVFLAYSTTPIVARRSGAGDRRGAVQAGIDGLWLALGIGAVLGVALWATSSPLVSAFGAAGDTSEHAATYLAISSAGLPAMLLVFAASGLLRGLQDTKTPLMVAGVGFTANALLNWLLIYGLGFGVAGAATGTVIAQWGMVAAYLVVIGRHSRQAGADFLPHRDGLRYAGRSGWWLFIRTAGLRGAVLATVAAAATHGTAATAGYQVVFTIFSTAAFALDALAIAAQALVGEALGARDADRARFIVRRILFWGLAFGVVLGLLLAAGSPLIGRVFTTDESVLAILPAALIVLGASMPLAGYVFMLDGILMGAGDARYLAWTSLVNVAVYLPALWLIMTIVPSGTGALVGLTAGFALVFMAARALTLGWRAHGGRWIVLGPVR encoded by the coding sequence ATGGATCGTCGCATCGCAGGGCTCGCGGTCCCGGCTCTCGGCGCGTTGATCGCCGAACCCCTTTTCCTCATCGTCGATTCGGCGATGATCGGGCATCTCGGGGCGGCCCCGCTGGCGGGTCTCGCGATCGCGAGTGCGATCCTGCAGACCGCCGTGGGTCTCATGGTCTTCCTCGCGTACTCGACAACCCCGATCGTCGCGAGGCGCTCGGGGGCCGGGGATCGTCGGGGAGCCGTGCAGGCGGGCATCGACGGGCTGTGGCTCGCGCTCGGGATCGGCGCCGTGCTCGGGGTCGCGCTCTGGGCGACGAGCTCGCCGCTCGTCTCGGCGTTCGGCGCCGCGGGCGATACCTCGGAGCATGCCGCCACGTATCTCGCCATCTCCAGCGCCGGCTTGCCCGCCATGCTGCTCGTGTTCGCCGCGAGCGGCCTCCTGCGCGGGCTGCAAGACACGAAGACGCCGCTCATGGTCGCGGGCGTCGGCTTCACGGCCAACGCACTGCTCAACTGGCTCCTCATCTACGGCCTCGGTTTCGGTGTCGCGGGCGCCGCGACGGGCACCGTCATCGCCCAGTGGGGGATGGTCGCCGCCTACCTGGTGGTCATCGGCCGTCACTCGCGTCAGGCCGGTGCCGACTTCCTCCCGCACCGCGACGGCCTGCGCTACGCAGGCAGGAGCGGCTGGTGGCTCTTCATCCGCACCGCGGGCCTGCGCGGTGCCGTTCTCGCGACGGTTGCCGCCGCCGCCACGCACGGCACCGCGGCAACCGCCGGTTATCAGGTCGTCTTCACGATCTTCTCGACCGCCGCGTTCGCGCTCGACGCGCTCGCGATCGCGGCGCAGGCGCTCGTCGGCGAAGCGCTGGGCGCCCGCGACGCGGACCGTGCGAGGTTCATCGTGCGCCGCATCCTCTTCTGGGGGCTCGCGTTCGGGGTCGTACTCGGCCTGCTGCTCGCCGCGGGAAGCCCGCTCATCGGGCGCGTGTTCACGACGGATGAATCCGTACTCGCGATCCTGCCGGCCGCTCTCATCGTGCTCGGCGCATCGATGCCGCTGGCCGGTTACGTGTTCATGCTCGACGGGATCCTCATGGGCGCGGGCGATGCTCGGTACCTCGCCTGGACCAGCCTGGTGAACGTCGCCGTGTACCTGCCGGCACTGTGGCTCATCATGACAATCGTCCCCTCGGGAACGGGTGCTCTCGTCGGGCTCACCGCCGGCTTCGCTCTTGTCTTCATGGCCGCGCGGGCCCTGACGCTCGGATGGCGGGCACACGGAGGGCGCTGGATCGTTCTAGGCCCGGTCAGATAG